The following are encoded in a window of Cryobacterium sp. CG_9.6 genomic DNA:
- a CDS encoding hemolysin family protein — protein sequence MIAATGLLLIGIVVILAIIAANGYFVAQEFAYMSVDRNKLGAQAAAGDVAAARALAVTKRTSFMLSGAQLGITVTGLLVGFAAEPLIGGAIGTLLGGAGIPVAVSITIGTVLALVIATVVQMIFGELYPKNLAIANPEPLARGLARSTTIYLATFGWLIAVFDFAANALLRLLRIEPVHDVDSSATAQDLERIVADSRTSGDLPAELSLMLDRILEFPQQTVEHAMIPRSLVDTVRPETTIAEVRAMMARAHTRYPVVDDESQPLGVVQLADVLGSTLPTEASVTEIMHPALVLSTLMKLPEALAELTRTHNDLACAIDEYGGFAGVLTLEDLAEEIVGEITDEHDDASAPSVEPDGDLVWRMGGDVHVDEMHRALGYELPDGDFETVAGLVIAARGALPTVGERVIIPLPDDPADLVHNEDVHRWLDIDVLEIERHVPSVLRVGLRESRGNDDAGITLPGLATDTDAVTGEDR from the coding sequence ATGATTGCAGCAACGGGACTGCTCCTCATCGGGATTGTGGTGATTCTGGCGATCATCGCTGCAAACGGCTACTTTGTGGCGCAGGAATTTGCCTACATGTCGGTTGATCGCAACAAGCTCGGCGCCCAGGCAGCAGCGGGAGATGTGGCGGCAGCACGTGCCCTTGCCGTGACCAAACGCACCTCGTTCATGCTGTCGGGCGCGCAACTGGGCATCACCGTCACCGGTCTGCTCGTGGGGTTTGCCGCGGAGCCGCTCATCGGTGGGGCGATTGGAACGCTGCTCGGGGGTGCGGGGATTCCCGTGGCCGTCAGCATCACCATCGGGACCGTTCTGGCCCTGGTGATCGCAACCGTGGTGCAAATGATCTTCGGCGAGCTCTACCCGAAGAACCTTGCGATCGCGAACCCCGAACCGCTTGCCCGCGGCCTGGCCCGCTCGACGACGATTTACCTCGCAACCTTCGGTTGGCTCATTGCGGTTTTCGATTTTGCGGCCAACGCCCTGCTTCGCCTACTGCGTATTGAACCCGTGCACGACGTGGATTCCAGTGCCACCGCGCAGGATCTCGAACGCATTGTGGCGGATTCTCGCACCAGTGGCGATCTGCCCGCCGAACTCTCGCTCATGCTCGATCGAATTCTGGAGTTTCCGCAGCAGACCGTTGAGCATGCGATGATTCCGCGGTCGCTCGTTGACACTGTTCGGCCCGAGACCACGATCGCGGAGGTGCGTGCCATGATGGCGCGAGCACACACCCGTTACCCCGTCGTTGACGATGAGAGCCAACCGCTCGGGGTCGTTCAACTTGCCGACGTGCTCGGGTCTACCCTGCCCACCGAGGCATCCGTTACCGAAATCATGCACCCCGCGCTCGTGCTGTCGACACTCATGAAGCTTCCCGAAGCTCTCGCCGAACTCACCCGCACACACAACGACCTGGCCTGCGCCATCGACGAGTACGGCGGATTCGCCGGTGTGCTCACCCTGGAAGACCTCGCCGAGGAGATTGTGGGGGAAATCACGGACGAACATGATGACGCTTCAGCCCCCTCGGTCGAACCCGACGGTGACCTGGTGTGGCGGATGGGTGGCGACGTTCATGTGGATGAGATGCATCGCGCCCTGGGCTACGAACTGCCCGACGGCGATTTTGAGACCGTTGCAGGGCTGGTGATCGCCGCTCGCGGCGCATTGCCGACAGTGGGAGAGCGTGTGATCATCCCGCTGCCCGACGATCCTGCAGATCTCGTGCACAACGAGGACGTGCACCGCTGGCTGGACATCGACGTGCTCGAGATTGAACGCCACGTTCCGAGCGTGCTTCGCGTTGGTCTCCGTGAAAGCCGGGGAAACGATGACGCAGGCATCACGTTGCCGGGACTCGCAACCGACACGGATGCCGTGACAGGGGAAGACCGATGA
- a CDS encoding hemolysin family protein has product MTNSLVVVLVTTALIALSAFFVIIEFALLGARRHRLEATAATDRSARAALRGVNELTLMLAGAQLGITVCTFALGAVTKPALDRWLGPIFLGLGLPEWGAGALAFGLSLLLVTFLHLVVGEMAPKSWAIAHPETAAKVIGIPSRVFIWPFRPLLNWVNSIANRLVRASGVVPVESAAVGGQNAETIRHLVELSARAGTLDASFRPQLEGAIELETLRLDELVNASATPTVVPTGATVADVQRAAADSGHMRILIGDPAHVPGIIHVRDTLLAELDAPAAPLARPALVLAGSTPVYEALARMRTTSEQFAIVVDDDCFYGVVTLSDVLPRVLPHADDNLSSGIR; this is encoded by the coding sequence ATGACCAACTCTCTCGTTGTGGTGCTTGTCACCACCGCTCTGATCGCCCTGAGTGCGTTCTTTGTCATCATCGAATTTGCTCTGCTCGGCGCACGTCGCCACCGCCTGGAAGCAACGGCGGCCACCGATAGATCCGCTCGGGCCGCGCTCCGTGGGGTGAATGAGCTGACCCTGATGCTCGCCGGAGCCCAGCTGGGCATCACCGTGTGTACCTTTGCACTGGGTGCGGTGACCAAGCCGGCTCTGGATCGTTGGCTTGGACCAATCTTCTTAGGTCTGGGTCTACCCGAATGGGGTGCCGGTGCGCTCGCGTTCGGGCTATCGCTGCTCCTCGTAACTTTTCTGCATCTGGTGGTTGGCGAAATGGCCCCCAAATCGTGGGCGATTGCGCATCCGGAAACGGCCGCGAAAGTCATCGGCATCCCGTCCCGCGTGTTCATTTGGCCGTTCAGACCACTGCTGAACTGGGTCAACAGTATTGCGAACAGACTGGTGCGAGCCTCTGGTGTCGTTCCCGTGGAAAGTGCGGCCGTTGGCGGGCAGAATGCCGAAACCATTCGCCATCTGGTTGAGCTGTCGGCGCGGGCGGGCACTCTCGACGCGTCGTTCCGTCCACAGCTTGAGGGTGCGATCGAGCTGGAAACCCTACGGCTGGACGAGTTGGTGAATGCCAGCGCCACGCCCACCGTGGTGCCGACCGGCGCGACGGTGGCCGACGTGCAGCGTGCAGCCGCGGACTCGGGCCACATGCGCATTCTCATTGGTGATCCGGCCCACGTTCCCGGCATCATTCACGTGCGCGACACCCTGCTGGCGGAGCTGGACGCCCCGGCGGCGCCCCTCGCACGACCCGCACTGGTGCTTGCAGGGTCGACCCCGGTTTACGAGGCTCTCGCTCGCATGCGCACCACCAGTGAGCAGTTTGCGATTGTTGTCGACGATGACTGTTTCTACGGAGTTGTGACACTCTCCGACGTTTTGCCGAGAGTGCTTCCGCACGCCGACGATAACCTTTCGTCAGGCATCCGCTAA
- a CDS encoding nucleotide pyrophosphohydrolase: MNEFSVSDEIAAMVAERDWSQFHTPENLAKSIAIEAGELLECFQWNADADPDRVRGELADVLTYCLLLADRLGMDPNQIILDKLAVTRGKYPVDTARGRSTKYDAL, encoded by the coding sequence ATGAATGAATTTTCCGTCAGCGACGAGATCGCGGCCATGGTCGCTGAGCGTGACTGGTCACAGTTCCACACCCCGGAAAACCTGGCCAAGAGCATTGCTATTGAAGCGGGGGAGCTGTTGGAGTGTTTTCAGTGGAATGCCGACGCTGATCCCGACCGGGTTCGCGGGGAACTAGCCGATGTTCTCACCTACTGCCTTCTTCTGGCCGACCGGCTCGGGATGGACCCGAACCAGATCATTCTCGACAAGTTGGCGGTCACCCGGGGAAAGTATCCGGTCGATACAGCGCGGGGGCGAAGCACGAAGTACGACGCCCTGTAG